In one window of Camelina sativa cultivar DH55 chromosome 15, Cs, whole genome shotgun sequence DNA:
- the LOC104747719 gene encoding preprotein translocase subunit SCY1, chloroplastic isoform X1: MITVSEVSSYSSSSSSNLASLSRRLNYKSSSRLLRSSSLYRPSFSVSPKTRHTCKAKSWNLGLVINSRSSEASVFDPLGINPDEKSGLSSIWESFSSLLSPSFESSSGSKRDKPSSGRGVAAAIEDSSIDFGDFFKGPLPGKFLKLLGFLALSRLGIYIPLGGVNREAFVGNLDQNSILSTLDTFSGGGIGRLGICSLGIVPFINAQIVFQLLAQVYPKLQDLQKKEGEAGRKKILQYTRYASVGFAIVQAIGQVFYLRPYVNDFSTEWVVSSVTLLTLGSVLTTYIGERISDLKLGNGTSLLIFTSIISYLPASFGRTAAEALQEGNYTGLGTIVVSFLLLVLGIVYVQEAERKIPLNYASRYTSKAGGLQKSAYLPFKVNSAGVMPIIFSTSSLALPATLARFTGISALKNVAFTLTPGGSFYLSTNILLIAFFNYYYTFLQLDPDDVSEQLKRQGASIPLVRPGKSTALFIKTVLGRISVLGSAFLAVLAAGPAVVEQITHLTAFRGFAGTSVLILVGCATDTARKVQAEIISQKYKNIEFYELDKYDP; the protein is encoded by the exons ATGATAACGGTAAGCGAAGTAtcctcttactcttcttcttcttcttcaaacttgGCTTCTCTTTCTCGTCGTCTCAACTACAAGTCATCTTCGAGACTCCTCCGAAGCTCTTCTCTTTACAGACCTAGCTTCTCTGTTTCGCCAAAGACCAGACACACTTGTAAAGCCAAATCATGGAATCTTGGTCTTGTTATCAACTCTAGAAG CTCTGAGGCTTCTGTTTTTGATCCTTTGGGCATCAATCCAGATGAGAAATCTGGTTTGAGTAGCATTTGGGAAAGCTTTTCGAGTCTTTTGTCTCCATCATTTGAGAGCTCATCCGGTAGCAAACGAGATAAGCCGTCTTCAGGCCGGGGTGTGGCAG CTGCTATTGAGGACAGTTCCATTGATTTTGGAGATTTCTTCAAGGGTCCATTACCAGGGAAGTTTTTGAAGCTTCTTGGGTTCTTAGCTCTCTCTCGGCTTGGCATATACATACCACTCGGTGGGGTTAATAGAGAAGCTTTTGTTGGAAACTTGGATCAGAATAGCATTTTGAGCACTTTGGATACATTTTCTGGAGGAGGCATTGGTAGACTTGGTATATGTTCTCTTGGGATTGTCCCTTTCATCAACGCGCAGATTGTGTTTCAGCTTCTTGCTCAAGTCTATCCAAAGTTGCAAGATCTTCAGAAAAAAGAAGGTGAAGCTGGTAGAAAAAAGATTCTTCAGTACACTAGATATGCTTCAGTCGGTTTTGCAATAGTACAAGCAATAGGACAAGTGTTTTATCTTCGTCCTTACGTTAATGACTTCAGCACGGAATGG GTTGTTTCTTCTGTCACGTTATTGACGCTTGGCTCTGTTCTCACTACATATATTGGAGAGAGAATCTCTGATCTGAAACTTGGAAACGGCACTTCCCTTTTGATTTTCACAAGTATTATCTCTTACTTGCCTGCATCGTTTGGTAGAACAGCAGCAGAGGCCTTACAGGAAGGAAACTATACTGGTCTTGGCACCATCGTTGTTTCATTTCTCCTCTTGGTACTTGGGATTGTATATGTTCAG GAAGCAGAGAGGAAGATTCCGCTCAATTATGCCTCGAGATACACCAGCAAAGCCGGGGGGCTTCAGAAATCTGCTTATCTTCCATTCAAGGTCAATAGTGCTGGAGTGATGCCTATCATATTCTCCACATCATCTCTTGCTCTTCCGGCTACTCTAGCACGATTCACCGGGATATCTGCTCTGAAGAATGTTGCTTTTACTTTAACCCCTGGAG GTTCTTTCTATCTTTCAACCAATATACTTCTCATAGCTTTCTTCAACTACTACTATACTTTCTTGCAACTTGACCCGGACGATGTGAGTGAACAATTAAAACGCCAAGGTGCATCAATCCCTCTAGTCCGACCTGGTAAAAGCACTGCTCTCTTCATCAAAACT GTCCTTGGTCGGATATCGGTTCTTGGTTCTGCTTTTCTGGCTGTTCTAGCTGCCGGTCCCGCTGTAGTCGAACAGATCACTCACTTGACAGCATTCAGAGGATTTGCAGGCACTTCTGTTCTGATCCTTGTCGGGTGTGCGACAGATACTGCAAGAAAAGTTCAAGCAGAGATTATCTCCCAAAAATACAAGAACATTGAGTTTTACGAGCTTGACAAGTATGATCCATGA
- the LOC104747719 gene encoding preprotein translocase subunit SCY1, chloroplastic isoform X2, whose translation MITVSEVSSYSSSSSSNLASLSRRLNYKSSSRLLRSSSLYRPSFSVSPKTRHTCKAKSWNLGLVINSRSSEASVFDPLGINPDEKSGLSSIWESFSSLLSPSFESSSGSKRDKPSSGRGVAAAIEDSSIDFGDFFKGPLPGKFLKLLGFLALSRLGIYIPLGGVNREAFVGNLDQNSILSTLDTFSGGGIGRLGICSLGIVPFINAQIVFQLLAQVYPKLQDLQKKEGEAGRKKILQYTRYASVGFAIVQAIGQVFYLRPYVNDFSTEWVVSSVTLLTLGSVLTTYIGERISDLKLGNGTSLLIFTSIISYLPASFGRTAAEALQEGNYTGLGTIVVSFLLLVLGIVYVQEAERKIPLNYASRYTSKAGGLQKSAYLPFKVNSAGVMPIIFSTSSLALPATLARFTGISALKNVAFTLTPGGSFYLSTNILLIAFFNYYYTFLQLDPDDVSEQLKRQGASIPLVRPGKSTALFIKTVLGRISVLGSAFLAVLAAGPAVVEQITHLTAFRGFAGTSVLILVGCATDTARKVQAEIISQKYKNIEFYELDKYDP comes from the exons ATGATAACGGTAAGCGAAGTAtcctcttactcttcttcttcttcttcaaacttgGCTTCTCTTTCTCGTCGTCTCAACTACAAGTCATCTTCGAGACTCCTCCGAAGCTCTTCTCTTTACAGACCTAGCTTCTCTGTTTCGCCAAAGACCAGACACACTTGTAAAGCCAAATCATGGAATCTTGGTCTTGTTATCAACTCTAGAAG CTCTGAGGCTTCTGTTTTTGATCCTTTGGGCATCAATCCAGATGAGAAATCTGGTTTGAGTAGCATTTGGGAAAGCTTTTCGAGTCTTTTGTCTCCATCATTTGAGAGCTCATCCGGTAGCAAACGAGATAAGCCGTCTTCAGGCCGGGGTGTGGCAG CTGCTATTGAGGACAGTTCCATTGATTTTGGAGATTTCTTCAAGGGTCCATTACCAGGGAAGTTTTTGAAGCTTCTTGGGTTCTTAGCTCTCTCTCGGCTTGGCATATACATACCACTCGGTGGGGTTAATAGAGAAGCTTTTGTTGGAAACTTGGATCAGAATAGCATTTTGAGCACTTTGGATACATTTTCTGGAGGAGGCATTGGTAGACTTGGTATATGTTCTCTTGGGATTGTCCCTTTCATCAACGCGCAGATTGTGTTTCAGCTTCTTGCTCAAGTCTATCCAAAGTTGCAAGATCTTCAGAAAAAAGAAGGTGAAGCTGGTAGAAAAAAGATTCTTCAGTACACTAGATATGCTTCAGTCGGTTTTGCAATAGTACAAGCAATAGGACAAGTGTTTTATCTTCGTCCTTACGTTAATGACTTCAGCACGGAATGGGTTGTTTCTTCTGTCACGTTATTGACGCTTGGCTCTGTTCTCACTACATATATTGGAGAGAGAATCTCTGATCTGAAACTTGGAAACGGCACTTCCCTTTTGATTTTCACAAGTATCATCTCTTACTTGCCTGCATCATTTGGTAGAACAGCAGCAGAG GCCTTACAGGAAGGAAACTATACTGGTCTTGGCACCATCGTTGTTTCATTTCTCCTCTTGGTACTTGGGATTGTATATGTTCAG GAAGCAGAGAGGAAGATTCCGCTCAATTATGCCTCGAGATACACCAGCAAAGCCGGGGGGCTTCAGAAATCTGCTTATCTTCCATTCAAGGTCAATAGTGCTGGAGTGATGCCTATCATATTCTCCACATCATCTCTTGCTCTTCCGGCTACTCTAGCACGATTCACCGGGATATCTGCTCTGAAGAATGTTGCTTTTACTTTAACCCCTGGAG GTTCTTTCTATCTTTCAACCAATATACTTCTCATAGCTTTCTTCAACTACTACTATACTTTCTTGCAACTTGACCCGGACGATGTGAGTGAACAATTAAAACGCCAAGGTGCATCAATCCCTCTAGTCCGACCTGGTAAAAGCACTGCTCTCTTCATCAAAACT GTCCTTGGTCGGATATCGGTTCTTGGTTCTGCTTTTCTGGCTGTTCTAGCTGCCGGTCCCGCTGTAGTCGAACAGATCACTCACTTGACAGCATTCAGAGGATTTGCAGGCACTTCTGTTCTGATCCTTGTCGGGTGTGCGACAGATACTGCAAGAAAAGTTCAAGCAGAGATTATCTCCCAAAAATACAAGAACATTGAGTTTTACGAGCTTGACAAGTATGATCCATGA
- the LOC104747720 gene encoding eukaryotic translation initiation factor 2 subunit gamma-like, with translation MSKNKGLAEQDLGKLDVAQLHPLSPEVISRQATINIGTIGHVAHGKSTIVKAISGVHTVKFKSELERNITIKLGYANAKIYKCDKCPRPVCYRSFGSGKEDTPTCDVPDHEKCEMKLLRHVSFVDCPGHDVLMATMLNGAAIMDGALLIIAANETCPQPQTAEHLASVDMMNLKDIIIIQNKIDLIQEIEAGKQNDDIQRFITNTNAEGAPVVPVSAQMKYNIDVLCEYIIKKIPIPKRDFVSPPRMIVVRSFDVNKPGSDYDDMKGGVAGGSILQGVLKVGHVIEIRPGIIGKDEDRNPRCCSPIYTRITSLYAEQNELQFAVPGGLIGIGTSMDPMLTCGDRLVGQVLGEIGTLPDVYGELEVSFELLPRLIGVKTKETENQMIVSKLTKGEVLMLNIGSLSTGAKVIRRVKKDMMKIMKVKLTVPVCTNVGEKVAISRRVDRHWRLIGRGQIEAGTTIPIIPPTPSFP, from the exons ATGTCGAAGAACAAGGGCTTAGCTGAACAAGATCTAGGTAAACTTGATGTAGCTCAGCTACATCCTCTCTCTCCTGAGGTCATCTCTCGTCAAGCCACCATTAATATTG GAACCATTGGCCATGTCGCTCACGGGAAGTCGACAATTGTGAAAGCTATCTCCGGTGTGCACACTGTCAAATTTAAGAGTGAACTGGAGCGTAACATTACCATTAAACTTGGTTATGCAAATGCCAAGATTTACAAATGTGACAAGTGCCCTAGACCAGTGTGCTACAG GTCCTTTGGAAGTGGCAAAGAAGACACCCCAACTTGTGATGTCCCTGATCATGAGAAGTGCGAGATGAAACTACTGAGACATGTCTCATTTGTTGACTGCCCG GGACACGATGTTCTGATGGCAACAATGTTGAATGGAGCAGCGATCATGGATGGTGCTCTACTCATCATTGCTGCTAACGAGACCTGTCCGCAACCTCAAACTGCTGAGCATCTCGCTTCTGTTGATATGATGAACCTTAAAGATATCATAATCATTCAGAACAAGATTGATCTCATCCAAGAAATCGAGGCTGGGAAACAGAACGATGACATTCAGAGATTTATAAcg AACACAAATGCGGAAGGTGCCCCTGTAGTTCCAGTCTCAGCACAAATGAAATATAACATCGATGTTTTGTGCGAGTACATTATCAAGAAGATTCCAATTCCTAAGAGGGATTTTGTGTCACCACCAAGAATGATTGTGGTTCGTTCTTTTGATGTCAACAAACCTGGCTCTGACTATGATGATATGAAAGGTGGAGTCGCTGGTGGAAGTATCCTCCAG GGTGTTTTGAAAGTGGGGCATGTAATAGAGATTAGACCTGGAATCATTGGCAAAGATGAGGATAGAAACCCTAGATGCTGCAGTCCCATTTACACTCGTATAACTTCATTGTACGCGGAACAGAACGAGCTTCAGTTTGCTGTCCCTGGAGGTCTAATTGGAATTGGAACGAGCATGGACCCTATGCTTACGTGTGGTGATAGGTTGGTTGGTCAAGTCCTTGGTGAGATAGGCACTCTCCCTGATGTCTATGGTGAGCTTGAGGTGAGTTTCGAGCTTCTGCCTCGTCTCATTGGAGTGAAGACTAAGGAAACAGAGAATCAAATGATAGTGTCAAAGCTAACCAAGGGAGAGGTACTGATGTTGAATATTGGGTCGTTGTCTACTGGAGCTAAGGTAATCAGAAGAGTAAAGAAAGATATGATGAAAATCATGAAAGTGAAACTGACGGTACCTGTATGCACCAACGTGGGAGAGAAAGTGGCTATAAGCCGTCGTGTTGATAGGCATTGGCGTTTGATCGGTCGTGGTCAGATTGAGGCTGGAACCACCATTCCCATCATCCCTCCTACTCCGTCTTTTCCGTGA